The following are encoded together in the Desulfococcus multivorans genome:
- a CDS encoding DUF1016 N-terminal domain-containing protein: protein MSESHLTTPEYRDWLKNIKQRLRQAQLKTAVQVNTALLTFYWELGTDIVERQKSAKWGSGFLKQLSADLMAEFPDLAQNTGR from the coding sequence ATGAGCGAATCGCATTTGACAACTCCGGAATATCGCGACTGGCTGAAGAACATTAAGCAGCGGTTGCGGCAGGCGCAACTGAAGACGGCTGTGCAGGTGAATACCGCCCTGCTGACCTTTTACTGGGAGCTGGGCACGGACATTGTGGAGCGCCAGAAGTCGGCCAAATGGGGCAGCGGGTTCCTGAAGCAGTTGAGCGCCGACCTGATGGCGGAATTTCCGGACTTGGCGCAGAACACCGGACGATGA